The Corallococcus exiguus genome has a window encoding:
- a CDS encoding ferritin-like domain-containing protein — MSSGEDWGLKHTAAQLTAEELEQVAREEPPRDSALPLSGSAVRFLRVHLMRIAGHLGELQPPDFRELVGQALQTAEGPTPLLFVAQLRERLAFERTSSRLYAGLLVKTHALGSYPGGPTPERLVELHNQELDHLNLIRECIYRLGVDAPLLTAQGDGVDPRPHGLLRAVDDPCATLPDALRAVLIAEILNNAGWAMLVDLAQELGPPDLVDAFREVLREETLHLEEVTTWVANLPDDVRVTDARASAS, encoded by the coding sequence ATGTCATCTGGCGAAGACTGGGGACTGAAGCACACGGCGGCACAGCTCACCGCCGAGGAGCTGGAGCAGGTGGCCCGAGAGGAGCCGCCCCGGGATTCGGCCCTGCCCCTCTCGGGCAGCGCCGTGCGGTTCCTGCGCGTGCACCTCATGCGCATCGCCGGCCACCTGGGCGAGCTGCAGCCGCCGGACTTCCGGGAGCTGGTGGGCCAGGCACTCCAGACCGCGGAGGGGCCCACGCCCCTGCTCTTCGTCGCCCAGCTGCGGGAGCGGCTCGCCTTCGAGCGGACCAGCTCACGGCTCTACGCGGGCCTGCTGGTGAAGACCCATGCCCTGGGCAGCTACCCGGGAGGCCCCACGCCGGAGCGGCTGGTGGAGCTGCACAACCAGGAGCTGGACCACCTGAACCTCATCCGCGAGTGCATCTACCGGCTCGGCGTGGACGCGCCCTTGCTGACGGCGCAAGGGGACGGCGTGGATCCGCGTCCCCATGGACTGCTGAGGGCCGTGGACGACCCGTGCGCCACGCTCCCGGACGCACTGCGCGCGGTCCTCATCGCTGAAATCCTCAACAACGCTGGATGGGCGATGCTCGTGGACCTGGCCCAGGAGCTGGGACCTCCCGACCTGGTGGACGCCTTCCGCGAAGTCCTGCGCGAGGAGACGCTCCACCTGGAAGAGGTCACCACCTGGGTCGCCAACCTGCCGGACGACGTCCGCGTCACCGACGCGCGGGCCTCCGCCAGCTGA
- a CDS encoding AraC family transcriptional regulator, whose product MPTDLSPHLSELATLLERHTPTDGIHATAIPRMVLIRASQPSTPLHALQEPALCIVARGRKQVLLGDELYVYGPDQCLVASVDLPVTGQVVEASPDAPYLCFRLDLEPGQLGSLMMEAALEAPGPTDMVRGLALGPVGAPLLDATARLVRLLDTPRDIPVLAPLVIREILYRLLSGENSERLRRIAMADSRRESVTRAIHWLKEHYAAPLRIERLARTVHMSPSALHHHFKSVTAMSPLQYQKQLRLQEARRLMLAQAMDAAMAGHAVGYESPSQFSREYSRMFGAPPSRDIARLRESLASGPTAVR is encoded by the coding sequence ATGCCGACCGACCTGAGCCCGCACCTGTCCGAGCTGGCGACGCTCCTGGAGCGCCACACGCCCACGGACGGCATCCACGCCACCGCCATCCCCCGCATGGTGCTCATCCGCGCCTCCCAGCCCTCCACGCCCCTGCACGCGCTGCAAGAGCCGGCGCTGTGCATCGTCGCGCGGGGCCGCAAGCAGGTGCTCCTGGGCGACGAGCTGTATGTCTATGGCCCGGACCAGTGCCTCGTCGCGTCCGTGGACCTGCCAGTCACGGGGCAGGTGGTGGAGGCCTCTCCGGACGCGCCCTACCTCTGCTTCCGGTTGGACCTGGAGCCCGGGCAGTTGGGCAGCCTGATGATGGAGGCGGCGCTGGAGGCGCCCGGCCCCACGGACATGGTCCGAGGCCTTGCCCTGGGTCCGGTGGGCGCGCCGCTGCTGGACGCGACGGCGCGGCTGGTGCGGCTGTTGGACACGCCGCGCGACATCCCCGTGCTCGCGCCGCTCGTCATCCGCGAAATCCTCTACCGCCTGCTGTCCGGCGAGAACTCCGAACGGCTGCGGCGCATCGCCATGGCGGACAGCCGCCGCGAGTCCGTCACCCGTGCCATCCACTGGCTCAAGGAGCACTACGCCGCGCCGCTGCGCATCGAACGGCTGGCGCGCACCGTCCACATGAGCCCGTCCGCGCTCCACCACCACTTCAAGTCCGTCACCGCGATGAGCCCGCTGCAGTACCAGAAGCAGCTGCGGCTCCAGGAGGCCCGCCGCCTGATGCTGGCCCAGGCCATGGACGCGGCCATGGCTGGCCACGCCGTGGGCTACGAGAGCCCGTCCCAGTTCAGTCGCGAGTACAGCAGGATGTTCGGTGCACCACCTTCGCGTGACATCGCGAGGCTGCGGGAGTCCCTCGCTTCCGGCCCAACGGCAGTGCGCTAG